In the genome of Paenibacillus pabuli, one region contains:
- a CDS encoding FMN-dependent NADH-azoreductase, whose protein sequence is MSTLLYITAHPHDYETSFSMAAGKAFVDAYRESHPSDEVIHLDLYRSEIPHIDADVFSGWGKLQSGSELTSGEQSKVQRLNELSDQFASADKYVFVTPMWNFSFPPIMKAYIDSICVAGKTFRYTEQGPVGLLSDKKALHIQARGGIYSEGPAAQMESGHRYLSIIMSFLGVPKLEGIFVEGHNQYKDRADEIKQKAIEEARTLAKQF, encoded by the coding sequence ATGTCTACATTATTGTATATTACTGCCCATCCTCATGATTATGAAACGTCCTTCAGCATGGCTGCTGGTAAAGCGTTTGTGGATGCATATCGTGAAAGCCATCCTTCGGATGAGGTTATTCATCTGGATTTGTATCGCTCAGAAATTCCTCATATTGATGCAGATGTGTTCAGTGGGTGGGGTAAACTTCAATCCGGCAGTGAATTGACCTCTGGTGAGCAGTCCAAGGTTCAACGTTTGAATGAATTATCCGATCAATTTGCCTCTGCTGACAAATATGTTTTTGTAACACCGATGTGGAACTTCTCTTTTCCTCCAATTATGAAGGCTTATATCGACTCCATCTGTGTAGCTGGTAAAACGTTCCGGTATACGGAACAGGGCCCGGTCGGATTACTTTCCGACAAAAAGGCATTGCATATTCAGGCTCGCGGCGGCATTTATTCAGAAGGACCTGCGGCCCAAATGGAATCCGGCCATCGTTATTTGAGCATTATTATGTCTTTTCTGGGCGTTCCCAAGCTTGAGGGCATCTTTGTGGAAGGACATAACCAATACAAGGATCGCGCTGATGAGATCAAACAGAAAGCCATCGAAGAGGCTCGTACACTCGCCAAACAGTTTTAA
- a CDS encoding MFS transporter, with protein MIQQGTKTFRNISLALFAGGFVTFALLYSLQPLMPEISEAFAISPAHSSLTLSVTTIAMALTMLFIGSLSDSLGRRFIMTAALVVSSIIAMISAFSPGFTELLLLRILQGVALAGLPATAMTYLSEEIEPTSLGYAMGLYISGNSIGGMAGRFISGVITDWFSWRAAVGFIGILGLCAAIIFWLVIPPSRHFVKATPGFKKIIPLLWSQCRNPRLLCLYGLGFLLMGGFVTLFNYIGFELTGEPYHLSQSVVGSLFVVYLMGTLSSTWMGRLADRYGRSNVLGIALGIILAGAVCTVHPELWIKIIGLALFAFGFFGGHSIASSWVGLVADQHKSQANALYLFFYYVGSSFSGTGGGLLYSQLGWIGIVSMIGVYVLIGFILCRLLVEKAQEHTKLTF; from the coding sequence ATGATTCAGCAGGGAACTAAGACGTTTCGTAACATTAGCCTTGCGCTGTTTGCCGGAGGTTTTGTGACTTTTGCGTTACTATACAGCCTCCAGCCCCTGATGCCCGAGATTAGCGAGGCATTTGCGATCTCGCCTGCACATTCCAGTCTTACCCTATCAGTTACGACGATTGCCATGGCACTGACAATGTTGTTCATCGGTTCCTTATCCGATTCATTGGGAAGACGCTTCATTATGACAGCAGCTCTAGTTGTCTCATCTATTATTGCTATGATTAGCGCGTTTAGCCCTGGATTTACCGAGCTGCTTCTGCTTCGCATTCTCCAGGGAGTTGCACTTGCCGGGCTGCCCGCGACAGCCATGACATATCTGTCGGAAGAGATTGAGCCTACCAGTCTAGGGTATGCCATGGGCCTTTATATCAGCGGAAATTCGATTGGAGGTATGGCGGGTCGCTTTATCAGCGGCGTGATCACAGACTGGTTCAGTTGGCGTGCTGCAGTTGGTTTTATCGGAATTTTAGGTCTATGTGCGGCTATTATCTTCTGGCTTGTCATCCCGCCATCCCGCCATTTTGTCAAAGCAACTCCTGGATTCAAAAAGATCATTCCGCTTTTGTGGTCACAGTGTCGGAACCCACGACTACTATGCCTATACGGGCTGGGCTTTCTTTTGATGGGGGGCTTCGTGACGTTGTTCAACTACATCGGATTTGAATTGACAGGAGAACCTTATCATCTAAGCCAGTCGGTCGTCGGCAGTCTTTTTGTTGTATACCTTATGGGTACGTTGAGCAGCACATGGATGGGCAGGCTAGCAGATCGGTATGGAAGATCGAATGTTCTTGGAATTGCGCTCGGTATTATACTGGCCGGTGCAGTTTGTACTGTTCATCCTGAGTTGTGGATCAAAATAATTGGACTTGCCTTGTTTGCCTTTGGTTTCTTTGGCGGACATTCCATCGCAAGCAGCTGGGTTGGTCTCGTGGCGGATCAGCACAAATCCCAGGCCAATGCCTTGTATTTGTTTTTCTACTACGTGGGATCAAGCTTCAGTGGAACCGGAGGGGGGCTACTTTACAGCCAGCTGGGGTGGATTGGCATTGTGAGCATGATTGGTGTATATGTGCTAATCGGATTTATTTTGTGTCGGTTGCTTGTAGAAAAGGCACAGGAACATACCAAGCTTACTTTTTAA